The genomic region GTCCACGGCGAGGGTGACATGGAATCCGAGCTCATAGGCGCAGCGTGCGGTGGATTCGGCGCCGATGCTGGTGGCGACGCCGGCGACCACAACCTGAGTGACGCCCTGTTTCTTCAAATATTCCTCAAGATCCGTGTTGGTGAATGCTCCCCACGTTCGTTTGGTGACGGTGTGGTCCGTGGGCTGCTGGTTCAGTTCAGGGATGAGATCCGTCCATCCAGCGGGGAATTCTCCGCGATTGCGAGACTGTTCCGTCCGTCCCGGCGCTCCCGCATCCACGTTGACGAGCGCCACCGGCAAACCCTTGCCGCGAAATGCGCTTACCAGCGCGCCGGCGTTTGTGATGACTTCGGCTATCGGGTGTACGGTCGGCATGCCGACAACGCCTTTTTGCAGGTCAATGACGATCAGGGCGGTTTGAGGGTCGAGTGCTGTGAGAGGCATGATGTTTCTTTCCGTGAGAGGAGTAACGTCGGTCAAGATTCCGCCAGGCGTTTGATGATCTCGCCGGCGTCGAACAGGGTTTTCTGCTCCTCGTCGTCGAGCTGGGCGATGGCGTGCGCCAGCCATGTCCGCTTCGCGTTCTGGCTGCTGCTGCGCACGGCCGCCCCTTCCGCAGTCAGCGCGATGTTCATTTGGCGTCCGTCAGTCGGGTGCGGCGCGCGCTCGACCATCCCTAGCTCTTCCAGCGCCGCGATGGTGGCGCCCATCGACTGCGGTTTCATGCCCTCCGCGCGCGCCAGATCGGCGATTGTGGCCGGCCCGTGCCGGTCCAGGCGCGCCATCACCATCGCCTGTGTCCAGGAGAGGTCATAGGCGCCTCCCGCCGCGCGCGCGCGGCGCACTAAGAGGCCAATTGCTTGAGCGAAATCGATGACAGCGGTATCGAAGGGTGGTTGGGGCGTCATGGAGAGAGTATACAATATAAAAAGCCAAACTTGCAAGTTTATCTTGCAAGTTTATCTTGCAAGTTTGGCTTCTGAAATCGAATAGGGAGTGAGAATGCGGCTTTTAAAGCAGGGACAGCAACGCGGCCTTCACCAGCCCGAGGCAGGTGAAATACCACCAGTATGATTTTTTGCGGATTGCTCGCATGGGCGATTGAGCCTTTCCTACAACCGCGCCTGGCGCGCGTCGGCGATCTGGCCCGCCAGCGTCCGGCACAGTTTTTTCATGATATTCCGCGAAAAATCGTCCGGCGCATTCTCCAGACCTTTCTGGGCGTAGGGCAGGGCGTCGGCCGGGCGGTGGGCGTTTGCGGCGAGGAGCATCGCCATTTGCCGATCGAGCTCGTAGTCCTTGGGGTTTTGGGCGATGCCTTTTTTGAGGACCGCCACGCCTTCGTTGATATGACCGGTGCGCGGCAGGATCGTGCCGCCCATGATGTAGTACGCCTCGACGAAGTGCGGGTCCAGCGCGATGATCGTTTTGAGCATCGGCAGAAGGCTCTCGTTTTTGGACCAATCGCCGCCGTCGGCGATGTGCTGGTGGTGGTAATGGTCGACCACCTTCATCCAGAGGAGATTCGCGGCGACGGAGCGGAACTGGCCGGCGGCCATCGCCACGGAGCCGCTGGTGTCCTTGCCGATCGCCGACTGCAAATAGCCTTCCCGAACCGCTGTCGGCATGGAGGCGGCGTCGAAGGATCCCGCCGCGACCAGCAGCAGGCAGGCGGTCGCGAGGGCGCGCGCGAGGCGGCGCTTCGGTTTACGCCTTTGACGCATTGACGAACCTCCGCGTTCGCGTCACGCGCTTCCATTGCATGGCGGCCGCGCCCAGAAACAGCGCTCCCATGCCCGCCAGCTGAATGCGCTCCTCTTGGGAATACTTCGGATCGCCCCAGTGCTCCAGCAGCTCATCCCCATCGCCATCGTCGGCGGGCTGCATGCTGGGAACGGGATTGTTGACCGTCGCCGCCTCGGGCGCCGGAGCGGCGAGCGCCGCATGGACGGCGGCGGGGTGGGGCAGCGTGTCGGCGTGCGTGGGCAGCCGGAAGCTGAGCAGGCTGACGCTGCTCAGCGTGAGCACGATGGCGGGGACGACGAGGTACGGAGCAAGGTCAAACTTTCGGGCGCGCATTACAGTTCCCTCCGGCTGAACGAGATCGACGCCAGGGTGAGCATGGCGGCGGTGTAGCAGAGGCCGTACAGCGCCGTCTGCCAGAGATATAGGTTCGGGACGGTCAGATGATGGACCAGAGCGTCCTTGAAGTTGAAGCTTTCCAGACTTGGAAGCAGATGATACAGGCCGTTGATCGTCACTTTGTTGAACGCGCTGGGATGCTTCGACATCAGCGACGTATACAATTGGAACTTGACATTGCCCAGCAGGCAGATGACGACGGAAAGGAACCACGCCAGCGGCCACGAGCATACCGTGGAGAGCGTGAGCGAGATGGCGGCGAGGATCGCCGTTTCCAGAAAGAGAAAGGGTACGACGTACAGGACGGCGAAGTCGATGTGTCCGGCGAGGAACCACCACTCCACGAAGACGAACGCAATCGCCATGACCGCCATACCGATCGCCACCGTGCCCATGGCGCCGGCGAACTTGCCCAGGACGAACTGTCCTCGGCTCACAGCCTTCGCCAGAACGGGATAGACCGTCTTCTGCTCCATCTCGCCGGGCAGTCCCGTCACGGTGATCGTGATCGCGATGGCGGCGCTGACGAAGAACATGGAGGCCAGCGAAAGGTCGGCCAGCATCTTCGCCTGGACCTTGTTGTCGAAGTGCGCCAGCACCGTCGCGCCGAAGATCATCACGACCGCGACCATGAGCAGCACATGGAAGACCTGCTTGCGCGCGCCTTCCAGCATGGTGATGCGGCCGATAATTCCAATATTGCGCAATGCCTGCATAGGGTGGGTGGCTCCTACTGTCCGGTCGATCCGACCAAGCGTAAAAAGGCGTCTTCCAGCGTCTCATGCCGCTGCGTCACCGAGATGACGCGCGCTTTGTGCTGCTCCAGCAGCCCCATGACGCGGTACAAAACGGCGGCGGGCGCCACGAGGCGGCTGCGAAGCCCTTCGGCTTGCGGCGCCAGGGATCCGCCGAGCGTCGCGATCTCCTGCGCCAGGGTTTCGTCGCCGTCCATCGATTCCAGAAGCACCGCGACCTCGTCGTCGCCTTGCGTGATCTCGCTGGGAGCGCCGCAGGCGACAAGCTCGCCCTGATGCAGCACCGCGACCCGGTCGCACAGCGATTCCATTTCGGACAGCAGATGCGAGGAGATAAAAAGCGTCTTGCCTTCGTCCTTCAATTCCTGAAGCAGCTCGCGCAGCTCCTTGCGGCCGATGGGATCGAGGCCCGACGACGGCTCGTCCATGATCAAAAGCTGGGGATCGCCGGCGAGCGCGGTGGCGAGACCGACACGCTGGACCATGCCTTTGGAGCACTTGGACAGTCTCAAATTGCGGTACTCATAAGCGCCGACGCGGCGCAGCAGCGCTTCCGTATGGTCTTTGCCAGCGCGGCCGTGCAATCCGGCAAAGCCGGCGTGCGCGGCGACCACTTCCTGGGCCGTCAAAAACTTGGGGAAATACGGCTGCTCCGGCAGGTAACCCACGGCGCGTCGCGCGTCGGGATCCTCCACCGGGACGCCAAAGAGCGTGGCTGATCCCTGCGTGGGCGGAATGAAGCCGAGGAGCATTTTGATGGTCGTCGTTTTACCGGCGCCGTTCGGGCCTAAGAAACCGAAGAGGCCGCCTGCGGGAACATCAAGATCGAGATTCTTTACGGCGAGGCGCATTTCTTTACGCCGGGCTGCTGGATATTCCTTGCGAAAACCGGAGATATGGATCGCTGTGTCGGTCATGGCGTTAGGATTCCTATAAAGTGGGAACAGGTTCCGTTATGATTATCGGCTGTTACCGGTGTGACTTTAGGGTAAAATACGAATAATTATGGTATTTCAACCTGCGTACAGCCATCTCTCCGCCGCCGAGCTCCAGGCGCGGCTTGAGAAAGGCGATCAACCCACACTTGTCGATGTCCGCACCCCCGGCGAATATTTCCAATATCACCTCGCCAATATTCAGCTGATTCCGATCGATGAATTTGCGTCTCGCTGCCAGAGTGAGCTGAAGGCGGACGATGAAATCGTCTTGATCTGCGAACATGGCGTGCGCAGCGAACGCGCGGCGCAGTATCTGGCGTCGCTGGGCTACGAGAATGTGGCGACGATGGACGGAGGCATGGCGGCTTACCAGGGAGAGGTAATTCATGGCGAATAGCACGGAGCATTTTGAGCGGCCGATGGTGAAGACACAGGAAGATCTCCTGGCGTTGGTCGCCGATTTACGCGCGGCGGGACGGTTCGCCCTCGATACGGAGTTTCTGGCCGAACGCACCTACGTGCCGCGCCTGTGCTTGATCCAGGTGGCGACCGACGATTTTATCGCCCTGATCGATTCCATCGCCGTTCCGTCGCTCGATCCTTTTTGGGAGCTGGTCAACGATCCCGATATCGTGAAAGTGCTGCATGCGGCCCGGGAAGACCTTCGGCTTTCTTACTACGGTAGTCGGGGATTGCCGCAAAATGTCTTCGATACGCAGGTCGCCGCCGGCCTTATCGGTCTGCCGCAATATCCCCTGAGCTACGCGCGTCTCGTGGAGGCGCTGGCGGGCGTGCGGCTGGGCAAAACGGAGACGCGCAGCGAGTGGGACCGGCGTCCGCTGTCGCCCGAACAGCTCAAATACGCGCGCGACGACGTGCGCTATCTGCTGCCGATCGCGGACAAGCTCGGCGCCATGCTCACGAAGATCGGCCGGCGCGGCTGGCTGGACGAAGAGATGGCGCGTTTCTCCACGGCGATTGCCTACGAACCCGATCCCAACGCCGCCTACCAGCGGATTCGTGGGCCGCGCTCGGGCCTGACGGCGCGTCCCACCGCTCTGCTGCGTTCGGTCGCGGCGTGGCGCGAGCGGGAAGCCGCCGCGCGGGATATGTCCGCGCGGCTCGTTTTAAAGGATGAGGTGGTGACGGAGCTTGCGCTGCGCCCGCCGCGCCGTATTACGGACTTCGTGAAAGTGCGCGGCTTCCCCATCGGCGAGGAAACCACGATCGGGCCGGACATCCTGGCGGCGCTGGACGCCGCCCGCGCGATCAAGGATGAAGATCTGCCGGAGCCGCTTGCGGGACAGGATGACGAGACGCCGCAGCAGCGTGTGATGACCGACCTGACCGCCGCCATGGGAGCCGCGCTCTGCCTCGCGCGCGGCATCGCGCCGGAACTCGCCCTGACACGGGCGTCGGCGTCGCTGCTCGTGCGTGGAAATCCCGCTGCGACGCTCCTTGCCGGCTGGCGCTACGAAGCGATCGGACGCGAGCTTCAGTCCTTCGTCACGGGCGCGTCGCCCGCGCTGATCAGCGTGATCAACGCCGCGCTGGCGGTCAAAATCGAGGTTCCCGCCAAAGACGCATCCGAGGCCGGGAACGAATAGGTAGGAATCGCGTTGATAGGGTATAATACTTTGTGAAATATAGTGCAAAGTGCGCCATCACGCAGTTTTCGCCGCGTTCGTATTGGAATGGAGCAAGTCATCATGAGTATGAGGCTGTTTGAGACCGCCGGCCTGACCGGCATCTACGACAAGGCGATGTCGGGGACGCGCCTGAGCGCCGAGGACGGCCTTGCGCTTTACGAGAACCCAAACCTCAACGCCGTAGGCGCGCTGGCGAATATCGTCCGCGAGCGCATGAACGGCAACCTTACCTATTACGTGCGCAACCAGCACATCAACTATACCAACGTCTGCAACAAAGGCTGCAAGTTCTGCGCTTTCTACGCGCAGAAGGGCGGCCCGGACCCGTATACGATGAGCATCGACGACGTGAAGAACCGTCTGCGCATGCATCTGGACGTGCCGATCAAGGAAGTACATATGGTGGCGGGCATCAACCCCAAGCTGCCGTACCAGTACTATCTGGATCTGCTGCGCGCGGTCAAAGAGACCCGCCCCGGCGTCCACATCAAGGCGTTCACCTGTGTCGAGATCGTCGAGATCCAGCGCCAGGCGAACAAGCCTCTCGCCGAGGTCTTCGCCGACCTGCGCGAAGCGGGCCTGGACAGCCTTCCCGGCGGCGGCATCGAAATCCTGTCCGACCGCGTCCATATGGAGCTGTTCGACCGTAAGATCGACGGCGCCGAGTGGATGGAGATCTCCAAGGCCGCCGCCGAAGCCGGTCTGCTCCAGTACGCGACCATGCTGTACGGCCACATCGAAACCATCCCGGAGCGTGTCGAGCACCTCGTCAAAATGCGCGCGCTTCAGGACGAAACGAAGCACTTCGTTACCTTCACGCCGCTTTCGTTCCATCCTGAAGGCACGCAGCTTTCGCACCTGCCGCACCCGACCGGCGACGGCGACCTGCGAAACATCGCGATCTCCCGCCTGATGCTGGACAACTTCCAGCATATCAAGACGTTCTGGATCATGAACACGCCCCAGGTGTCGCAGCTCGCCCAGTGGTACGGCGCCGACGATCTGGACGGCACGATCCACGAATACGAGATCACCTACAAAGACGGCGAACAGGGGAACAAGAGCCAGGTGCTGACGCGCCCGCAGCTTGTCGAATTGATCCGCGAAGCCGGCCGCACCCCCATCGAGCGCGACAGCTTCTACAACGAAGTCGAAGCGACGGACGAGCTGCACGATCCGGTCCGCCAAGCGCAAAAATCGCACGCGCCCATCCCGCTCGCGGTGATGAATTAGAAGAGGCCCAGAGGCCCTCACCCGGCGCTTCGCGCCACCCTCTCCCAATTCTGGGAGAGGGTTAAAATAGGATCAAAGATCCAATAAAGATCTGACTCTGAAAGCTCCTCCTCTGACTCCCCTTCTCCCAGAATTGGGAGAAGGGGCTGGGGGATGAGGGCCACATCCTGGAAAGGATATCGAACATGGCAGTTATTGAACGCGATCTGCGCCGGGCCGACCTGACGCTGCCCGAGTATCCGTCGATCGCCGACATCGCGGACAAAGTCTACGCCGGCGAGCGGATTACCGATGACGACGCGCTGCGTCTGTTCCACCACAAGAATCTGACGGATCTTGCGGAGCTTGCGGACTTTGTCCGCAACAAGAAGCATCCCGATACGACGGTAACCTATATCGTTGGGCGCAATATCAACTACACCAACGTCTGCTGGGTGCGATGCAGCTTCTGCAACTTCTATCGGATCCCCGGCCACGAGGGCGGCTATGTGTTGTCCCGCGAGCAGATCTTCCAGAAGATCCAGGAGATGGTGGATGTCGGCGGCATCGAAATTCTCATGCAGGGCGGTCTGAATCCCAAGCTCAAGATCGAGTGGTATGAGGATCTGTTCCGGGCGATCATGGAGAAGTTCCCCACGGTCATCCTGCACGCGCTTTCGCCGGCCGAGATCATCTATATCAAGAACATCTCGAAGCTGACGATGGAGGAGACGCTCACCCGTCTGAAGGCGGCGGGACTGCACTCCGTGCCCGGCGGCGGCGCGGAGATCCTGACGGACCGTGTGCGCGACTTCATTTCGCCCTACAAAGACAGCGCCGAGGAATGGCTGGACTGCATGCGCGTCTCGCACAAGGTCGGCCTGAAATCTTCGGCGACGATGATGTACGGCAGCATCGACACCGAGGAAGATCGCGTGGAGCACCTGCGCAAGCTGCGCGACTTGCAGGACGAAACCGGCGGCTTCAAAGCGTTCATTGCCTGGAGTTATCAGCCTGATGGAACCGAGCTCGGCGGAACCCGCGCCTCGTCGTTCGACTACATGCGCACCATCGCCATCGCGCGCATCTACCTCGATAACTTCGAGAACCTCCAAGCCTCCTGGGTCACCCAGGGCCCAAGGATCGGCCAGCTCTCGCTGCGCTACGGCGTCAACGACTTCGGAAGCACGATGATGGAGGAAAACGTCGTCTCCACCGCCGGCTGCGTGTTCACGGTCCCGATCGAGGAGATCGAGCGCTTGATCGAAGACGCGGGGTATACGCCCCGGCGGCGCAATACTCGCTATGAGTTTGTGGATTAGGGAGCGCCCCATCCCTTGCAAACCCACCCCGGCGCTTCGCGCCACCCCTCCCGCGACGGGAAGGGTTTGCAAGAGACGCTCTTACGGAGGCTGCCTGCGATGTCGATCCGAATCACCCTTCCCGTCGCGGGAGGGGTGGCGCGAAGCGCCGGGGTGGGTTTGCAAGGGATGGGGCGCCCGACCTCAACCTCTCGCGCCACGCCATCCCACGCCGTCGCAAATCGAAGACTCCCCGCGCCGTCACTGCGCAATCTGCCGGCGGCCTTCCCGCCAATCTTCCACTCATAAACCGTGTTCGGCATTAAATGCGCCACCACGTACGCAGCTTTGCCTTTCCCCGATCCCAACTCCGTCCAGCGTCGCGGGGCGTTCGCATCCGTCGGCCAGCTTGCGATCTGAATCGTGACGCGCTGCCCTTTGGCGGGCGTGACGGACAGCGCCCATTCTTTGCTCTGGCCGGGGAAGTATTCCAGACTGTTATTGGCGGCGTTCACGGCGAATGGAGACGTATCGCGGATCGTACAGTTGTTGGCGGTGATTGCGCTGCCATTCGTGTTCAAGTCGATGACATACTTCTGGCCGCGTAAGAGGTAGCGGAGCTGTGTGCCGTTGAGCTCGCGGCTGAGATGCGGCTCCAGGTAGAGACGGTTGGGCTTGGGCTGGACGCCGTAGATGTCTCGGTAGAGGCCGACAATGGTCATGCAGTTGCCGGCGAGGATGTCGTCGCCGGCGCCTTCCTGGGAGCCGCGCAGATATCGCTGGCAGGACAGGCCGTCCTTGGCGTAGCGCGCCAGGGTCTGCTGGACGTATTTGAGCGCTAGAGCGGGATCGTAGGCGGCGTAGGCGCGGACACCGACTTCTCCCCACGACATGAAGATGTCGCCGTTCTCATAAGTCGGGAATGGGAAGTTGGAGGACGCGGCCTCTTCCGGCAAAAAGCTGGAGAACGTCAGCGGCCAGAAAAACAGCTTCTCTTTGCGCATCTCGGCTTCGGTCCTGTCGAGGATGGCTTTTCGGCGCGCTGGATCGTCGCAGAGACCATAGGCGATTGCGGAGAAGTTGACGGGTGTGACCAGGTTATCGCCGTGGGCGGAGCCGTCCTTGTCGCGCCAGTACACATACCATTGATTGGCCGGGTCCCAGAAGCCGCCTTCGCCGATTGGCTTGTTGAAGGCGGACTTCAGACGCGCCGCGAACGCCCGGTAGGACGACGCCTTTTGCGTGTCTCCCAGGGCGTCCTCGGCATCGGCCCAGTGGGTCAGCGCGTAGTACATCTCGGCGTTGACCAGGGCGTTTTCGTAGGAGGCCCAGACGATGTCGAGCCAATCACTGCCTTGGTGTTCGCGCTCGGAATCGGTCCGCATCGCCGCCAGCCCCGTGTTTCCCACTTCCCGCCGTATGAGATAATCCAGCGCCTTTTCACAGGTCGCCTTTTGTCCCGCCAGCCACGGGGTATCGCCGGTCAGGTCGTAGAGCTCGGCGGCGTCGATGACATAGTCCGTCTGGGAATCCATCAAGTATCCCCACTGCGCTTCGTAAAAGCCGTATTCGTCGTACGTGCCCGGCATGGCGTCTCCGGCATCGTAAGTCCATCGGGATTTGACGCGCCCATCGGCGCCGATTGCGTGGTCACGCTCAAAGTTCAGTGTCGCGGCCAGGTTGGCGGTATAGTTCGGATCGGCCAGCGCGAGCGCGATTTGCCCGTACCATTGCTCGTGCAGGCAGATGTAGCCGGACAGCCAGCCGTTGCCGCCCGTCAAATGGGTGTCGATGACGCCGTATCGGCTCACGGTGTTCATCAGTTCACGGATACCGTCGCCATCCACGCCGCGAAATGTCCCGCGGTCGTAAGCATCTCGGTATGACGGCGCCTGCAAGGTCAATGTTACGCGGACTTCGCCGGGGGAAACCTGGAACGGCGCCCAGAGATCTCCACGGTCGGGCAGGTACCGGCGAAGTTCGTGGTTCGGTTTGAGTTCTTCTTTGGAGACGCTGAAGTGCATCGACTGCTGTCCGGAGCGCTGGTGGGAAAAGCGGACCGCGCCCTGGTAACCCGGCGGGAGGGTGGGGGTAATGCGCAGGCAGTCGTTGGCGTCAGGGTTCCAGAATGTCACGGCGCTGGTGTGCGCCCCGTAAGTTGCGTCATTGGACGCGAGATACTTGTTCCACACCACGCCGCCGTTTCCCAGGACGCCGCCCTTCCAGGTGTCTATCGCGGCGAAGTTCCACTCGGGGAACCCGGTATCTTGCAGCGTCGCCGCCGTGGGATAGCGCCGTTGGATCGTCCATTCAATTCCGTCTGGTTTCGTTTTGAAATACCAGGTTTCGCGAACCTGGAAGTCCGGCTTGCCGTAGACGATACCGCGGACAGTGAGCGTGTTCTTGCCGGCGGCGACGTTTGGAGACGCGCCGCCGGTCCGGGTGGTATACCATTGTCCGTCGATGCGGACACCGTCCGCGACGCCGTCCGCGCCGGCCACCTGGCGGCCTCGGACAGTGATCTGATCCAGCATACATTTGCCGTCGTAGCGGAGGCGCAGGGACAGATCTCCCTGACCGTCGGTCATCGTCACAACCTTACGATCGGCGTCCTGGCGCACCGCGCCCTGGCCCCCCGCATGGGCTGCGCCTTCGAGAAACGCGAGGGCGGCGCCGAGAACCGCAATCAATGGCTTTGCTATTTTGCTCATAGGATTGCCTTGTATTATAAGCGCTGACGTGCTGGGATTGATATGGCGGAATTGGCAAAGAACTTGTCTGTTTTGGCGAAGCGCAAAAAAAGAGCCCTCCATTTTTGTGGAGGGCTCTTTTTTGCTGTGATTGCGGCTGCGGTTTACGACTTCGTATCGGCGGTCGCGCTGGGCGGCGTCTGCGACTTTTTGCGGCCGGCGAGGATACGCTGGCGTTTGGCGGGTTTGGACCGCCAGCCTTCGGAGGTCACCAGCGTGCCGAAGCAGAGGTCGGCGAGCGGGATGAAGACGTTCAGGTTGCGCAGCATGTATTTGTGATGCAGCCGGTGGTGCTCTTTGATGAACTTGAACCAGCGGTAGCGCTCCACATAGTGTCCCTTGGGAACGTGCATCAGGTAGTGCGTGTATTCGTAGCCGGTGAAGTAGATCACGCAGCCCACGAACAGGCCCAGAGCAATCGGGGTTCCGCGCATCGCCGGGATGACGAGGCCGATCAGCCACTGGAACAGGATGAAGAACGGAACGTGGAACAGCATCATCAGCGGGAAGGCGTACCAGCGGAGCGCCACATGCGGCGGCTTACCGGGGCCTTGGGCTTCGAATGTCTTGTCCCATTTATAGATCTGGTGGTGCACTAATGTGTGCCCACGGAATGCGTCATGCAGCGGAAAGTGTTTCTCGTGCATCAGGTAACGATGGTTGAACCACTCGAAAAAGCTCGAGTAGGTAAAGCCGATAATCCCGGTGATGACGGCTGTACTGGCGATTAACAGGGTCACGCGACCTCCCTCAGACGGCAAACATCGTCCGGAATCGGCCCGGCGATGGTAAATCTACCGTATTGTACCAAAGCCAGCTCTCGATGTCAACGGAGAATGGGGCTTCCATGTGCTATAATGAATCCGCTATGTCAAAGCCGAACTCGCAAACACACCTTCGCAACATCGCCATCATCGCACACGTCGATCACGGCAAAACCACGCTAGTGGACGGCATGCTCAAGCAGGGAGGCGTCTTCCGCGCCAACCAGCATGTCGCCGAGCGTGTCATGGACAAAATGGATCTGGAAAAGGAACGTGGCATCACCATCGTCTCCAAGCACAACGCCATTACCTACGGAGATATCAAGATCAATATTGTCGACACGCCCGGACACGCGGACTTTGGAGGAGAAGTTGAGCGCGTTATGAGCCTTGTCGATGGTGTTCTTCTTCTTGTCGACGCCGTTGAGGGACCGATGCCGCAGACGCGCTTCGTTCTCGCAAAGGCGCTGCAGGCTGGCCTCAAGGCGGTCGTCGTCGTCAATAAGATCGACCGGCCGCAATCGCGCGTCGATTGGGTCGTCGATCAAACCTTCGACCTGTTCGGACACCTGGGGGCTACCGAAGACCAGCTGGATTTCCCGGTTGTCTACGCCATCGCGCTCCAGGGAACGTCGACGCTCGACGCCAACGTGCCTGGAGAAGATCTCAAGCCGCTCTTTGAAACGATCGTCAACCACCTTTCGCCGCCCGAAGGCGATCCGGAAGCGCCGCTGCAGCTGCGCATCACCACGCTGGACTACGACG from Capsulimonas corticalis harbors:
- a CDS encoding isochorismatase family protein, yielding MPLTALDPQTALIVIDLQKGVVGMPTVHPIAEVITNAGALVSAFRGKGLPVALVNVDAGAPGRTEQSRNRGEFPAGWTDLIPELNQQPTDHTVTKRTWGAFTNTDLEEYLKKQGVTQVVVAGVATSIGAESTARCAYELGFHVTLAVDAMTDMNMDAHINSVTRIFPKLGETGTTQEILDLLESSRA
- a CDS encoding MarR family winged helix-turn-helix transcriptional regulator, whose product is MTPQPPFDTAVIDFAQAIGLLVRRARAAGGAYDLSWTQAMVMARLDRHGPATIADLARAEGMKPQSMGATIAALEELGMVERAPHPTDGRQMNIALTAEGAAVRSSSQNAKRTWLAHAIAQLDDEEQKTLFDAGEIIKRLAES
- a CDS encoding ABC transporter permease translates to MQALRNIGIIGRITMLEGARKQVFHVLLMVAVVMIFGATVLAHFDNKVQAKMLADLSLASMFFVSAAIAITITVTGLPGEMEQKTVYPVLAKAVSRGQFVLGKFAGAMGTVAIGMAVMAIAFVFVEWWFLAGHIDFAVLYVVPFLFLETAILAAISLTLSTVCSWPLAWFLSVVICLLGNVKFQLYTSLMSKHPSAFNKVTINGLYHLLPSLESFNFKDALVHHLTVPNLYLWQTALYGLCYTAAMLTLASISFSRREL
- a CDS encoding ABC transporter ATP-binding protein; translation: MTDTAIHISGFRKEYPAARRKEMRLAVKNLDLDVPAGGLFGFLGPNGAGKTTTIKMLLGFIPPTQGSATLFGVPVEDPDARRAVGYLPEQPYFPKFLTAQEVVAAHAGFAGLHGRAGKDHTEALLRRVGAYEYRNLRLSKCSKGMVQRVGLATALAGDPQLLIMDEPSSGLDPIGRKELRELLQELKDEGKTLFISSHLLSEMESLCDRVAVLHQGELVACGAPSEITQGDDEVAVLLESMDGDETLAQEIATLGGSLAPQAEGLRSRLVAPAAVLYRVMGLLEQHKARVISVTQRHETLEDAFLRLVGSTGQ
- a CDS encoding rhodanese-like domain-containing protein, translating into MVFQPAYSHLSAAELQARLEKGDQPTLVDVRTPGEYFQYHLANIQLIPIDEFASRCQSELKADDEIVLICEHGVRSERAAQYLASLGYENVATMDGGMAAYQGEVIHGE
- a CDS encoding ribonuclease D; translated protein: MANSTEHFERPMVKTQEDLLALVADLRAAGRFALDTEFLAERTYVPRLCLIQVATDDFIALIDSIAVPSLDPFWELVNDPDIVKVLHAAREDLRLSYYGSRGLPQNVFDTQVAAGLIGLPQYPLSYARLVEALAGVRLGKTETRSEWDRRPLSPEQLKYARDDVRYLLPIADKLGAMLTKIGRRGWLDEEMARFSTAIAYEPDPNAAYQRIRGPRSGLTARPTALLRSVAAWREREAAARDMSARLVLKDEVVTELALRPPRRITDFVKVRGFPIGEETTIGPDILAALDAARAIKDEDLPEPLAGQDDETPQQRVMTDLTAAMGAALCLARGIAPELALTRASASLLVRGNPAATLLAGWRYEAIGRELQSFVTGASPALISVINAALAVKIEVPAKDASEAGNE
- a CDS encoding CofH family radical SAM protein, whose product is MSMRLFETAGLTGIYDKAMSGTRLSAEDGLALYENPNLNAVGALANIVRERMNGNLTYYVRNQHINYTNVCNKGCKFCAFYAQKGGPDPYTMSIDDVKNRLRMHLDVPIKEVHMVAGINPKLPYQYYLDLLRAVKETRPGVHIKAFTCVEIVEIQRQANKPLAEVFADLREAGLDSLPGGGIEILSDRVHMELFDRKIDGAEWMEISKAAAEAGLLQYATMLYGHIETIPERVEHLVKMRALQDETKHFVTFTPLSFHPEGTQLSHLPHPTGDGDLRNIAISRLMLDNFQHIKTFWIMNTPQVSQLAQWYGADDLDGTIHEYEITYKDGEQGNKSQVLTRPQLVELIREAGRTPIERDSFYNEVEATDELHDPVRQAQKSHAPIPLAVMN
- the mqnC gene encoding cyclic dehypoxanthinyl futalosine synthase, coding for MAVIERDLRRADLTLPEYPSIADIADKVYAGERITDDDALRLFHHKNLTDLAELADFVRNKKHPDTTVTYIVGRNINYTNVCWVRCSFCNFYRIPGHEGGYVLSREQIFQKIQEMVDVGGIEILMQGGLNPKLKIEWYEDLFRAIMEKFPTVILHALSPAEIIYIKNISKLTMEETLTRLKAAGLHSVPGGGAEILTDRVRDFISPYKDSAEEWLDCMRVSHKVGLKSSATMMYGSIDTEEDRVEHLRKLRDLQDETGGFKAFIAWSYQPDGTELGGTRASSFDYMRTIAIARIYLDNFENLQASWVTQGPRIGQLSLRYGVNDFGSTMMEENVVSTAGCVFTVPIEEIERLIEDAGYTPRRRNTRYEFVD